The following are from one region of the Lynx canadensis isolate LIC74 chromosome D4, mLynCan4.pri.v2, whole genome shotgun sequence genome:
- the POLE3 gene encoding DNA polymerase epsilon subunit 3, translated as MAERPEDLNLPNAVITRIIKEALPDGVNISKEARSAISRAASVFVLYATSCANNFAMKGKRKTLNASDVLSAMEEMEFQRFVTPLKEALEAYRREQKGKKEASEQKKKDKDKKTDSEEQDKSRDEDNDEDEDRLEEEEPNEEEEVDN; from the exons ATGGCGGAGAGGCCCGAGGACCTAAACCTGCCCAATGCCGTCATCACCAGGATCATCAAGGAGGCG ctcccgGACGGTGTCAACATCTCCAAGGAGGCCCGCAGCGCCATCTCCCGCGCCGCCAGCGTCTTCGTGCTGTACGCCACTTCCTG cgccAACAACTTTGCGATGAAAGGGAAACGCAAGACACTGAATGCCAGTGACGTGCTCTCAGCCATGGAAGAGATGGAGTTCCAGCGGTTCGTTACCCCATTGAAAGAAGCTCTGGAAG CCTACAGGCGGGAGcagaaaggcaagaaggaagcttcagagcaaaagaagaaggacaaagacaaaaaaacagattCGGAAGAGCAAGACAAGAGCAGGGATGAGGACAACGATGAAGACGAGGACAGGCTGGAAGAAGAAGAGCCgaatgaggaggaggaagtggacaACTAA